The Gossypium raimondii isolate GPD5lz chromosome 2, ASM2569854v1, whole genome shotgun sequence genome segment AAACTCGAGTGCAAGTGTCGATCAAAGCTAAATGTCCAAAATGGGTATGTTTAACTTTTTTCCAAGAATTTGTAGGGTCCTTGAAGGGTCATATCCCCATATCTATGGTCCAGATATAGGTCAGGCATTGATATTTCCGTAAAAAACAGTCAGAGAAATATAAAGCAATAGCAATAAAATCCATACTTTACTAATACCCCTtccaaaaccccaaaaattGAGAGTGAAGAAAGGAAAGAGCTAGCTACTTAAGGTGACCATATCAGCATCCAACTAAGTAATAGTTCCCTTGTACCATAGAGATGATCTTTAAAGTAACAAATTCAGGAAGTGGCACCGCATGAGGAACACAAACATGTGGAAGCCAAacaatttatgattttatagaCCTGCAACTGATCTAAGCATAACCATATATAGGATGACTGGAAAATTGGATAGAGAGTAGGCCAAATATGataactatcaaattaacttACTCTCATATGCCTCTTTGTACATATCTACCAGGCGAGAGCCAATTCCTTTTCTATAGTACTCCCAGTTAATGGGTTCAGGTTCCTGCTTAAGAAATCGGATTATTAACAAGATAGGACTGAAACCTtgaacaaaactaaaatttccttaaaaatgaaaaaaaaaaggttccaAAATCAAaccttgaacaaaaaaattcaaccttattgaaaatttatttcaatataaaatattaaaatcatcattaaaaaactaaaacctTAAGATCTAATCAACGGATTAACCCAACAAATctatgaaaaaaatcaataaaaatgctaaaaaggaGCTAGGGATTAGAGAGAATACAAGAAAAAGACCTGGCTGAATTTGGTTTGTAAAGTAGAGTTAACTTCATCAAAAGTGCGACGAAGAGTAGCGAACTCTTTGCGAGCCTCATCGGAGACCAAAAGCTTAGCCATCCCTTCCCAATCAATGTTCTTTGATGCTTTGAACGCGACATCGACGACTTTCTTCCCCGGTCCGCTCATTTTTCTCGCACTTTCTCGCTTCCCAAACGCGAGACGGTGGAGATTTGGTTCGAAGAAAACTGCTGTTGATGTTGGGAGGGAGAGGGTGGGGTGGAGCAGCAGATTTTGGCtggggagggtaaaacagaagCGATTAGCTAATCCTTACTTTTGAAACGGAATGGCTAATCGTTGTTGAAGCAGAGAAAATGAGGAATACATCCGTGTTGTAATAGGCCTGTAATAGGCAATACATCAAACCAAACACGGGATTAAGTGGGGATTAGTGGGGCCCAcagattaggggtgtattggctaatccaatacacccaaccaaacacgCTCTTAGTTTCTCccataataataacacatgataGCTGATCTGATGTGACGTTAATTTTTACGTCACGTATTTATATGCATTGCAAataattttgtgttatttttaaaattattaaataatatatttttataaattttaaaatatatatttgctaattaaatgataaaaaaataaaaattattgagagaataaaataatattttaaaagtaatggaaataaaaaatggaaaacaatttatggtaaaatattaagtacttagatgaaatatttttcatttaaatatgaaataagaTTTCATCTACAAAAATTATTACTCTAATAATTTATTGCCTTTGATATTCAcaattatgttaatattattaaaataaaataatagtaaataataataactaaacatctcaaataataatgaaaattatgcatttttattgatggaaaacaaaatcaattaaataatgttaaaatattttttaataattctttagatgttatttgaaatgaaaatctCTTGctcattaatatatttatagtgctaagtattagttttaattggtatataacTGTAACACTAATTAACTGacaattaatctaaaataataggTGTAATTTAATATGGATTCAAAGTCTAATTATGTGATAATGTGGAGTGTGCCTCGTATTTACAAGCTGACCACGACATCCCAATGAGAAGATTGGCCACGTCCCGCCCGTGATTTTTTGTCCTCTTCTTCGGAGGAATTTTTCCACataaatatttgtgtgtttgtttttctctacttttacttttattttctcgtTGCGTATACGGGTCGATCCCCAATAGATAATAACCAttacattattaataaaaatatgtttaataaaattattatattatattatattattgatttatatattttaaaaatatgagaaacatagataatacaaaatactaattcttaattgatctatttctttattataatttctCAAATTGATATAAGtcataatatttttcaagttgGGATTTATGTTGAACCGAACCGCTTTTATTATACAtaattagttttataaaaatttaaatattaaatttaagtttaaaataaatttattttcttttgagtttggacatataaattaagaataaataaataaataaatttatgcatTATAGATTAGGTTACTAATATATTGGTATTATCCTTTTAGATATACAAGGTTAATCTcacacatttatttttattaattataaaaaagtgaTGTTAACccaattaattattatcatatttaaattaagatcatatttatatataaaatatttatttaattaaaatttttatttgtattattttcaataattttatggatttataattttattaattaataatatattaagttatttttaactaaatttttaaaagatatgaccaaattaattaatttcacattaatatactatcatattaattaatattactattattattattattattatcacataataattataataaattatttttcaaatgtcaattttgtaatataaataacaataaaagatattctaaaattttattctaattaattcatATGTATATGTTGTATTATAGATAGATAAGTTTGGTTCTTTTACTTTGCtgaattttaagattaaatatctatactttaatttggcaTAAATTAATCTCttatctaaatatttaataCCCTTAACTTTTCTTATTAAAAAGCTTATGTGttattggttttaaaaatcaaaaatcaatatttacttaagtttttttttaatttcctttaaatccttaattttgGAGTAAAACTATAACCACCTCAACTTGACCTAGACCCGAATCGAAGAGATCACATTCACCACCGAGGTGGCTTGGtcttttaacaaaacaatttttccattttaaatctGTTTTATACAAGGAAATACCTCATTCTGATCACTCTAAAACTAACATCAATATAACAATGGAAAATCAATaatctttttatattaaattaacttgtttaatacacttaataaataaacaacattcTAAAATCATTATCAATAAGAAATATCAAGTATAAACCATTCAATCTATATAAATAACTATTACTAACATGCATCATAATtgaagtaattaaaaataattattccataccatgatttttaataaaataaaaataaataataacagaTCATTAGCAAGAACAAGCCGAAACCCTTCAGATGTTGAGTATGCGTCCTAGTCCATTAGGTTATCTGAAAAGATGGAAATTAGGGGGAGTGAGCTATggaagctcaatgtgagtccTTTCACAATAAAACCAAATCAATATTTGAATGTCCTATCAAtcataataatcaaattcacATAATAATCCGATCAATACGATAATTTAGTTTTCGTCACTTAGACAAACAAAACGTTAACATTcagttgaatttaattgaacaattcaACTATAGAGCCGTAATGTCACTCTCTTTAGATATGTGCACATTTATCAATTCGGTCGTTTCAACATGTACTTTTCAATGAGTATGCATAGTATATCATGCAACATTTTTTTAACGTTTCATTTAACATTCGTTAATCCTACCCCTAACCACTAGCTCTCTAAATAGGGAGTTCCTCAGAACCCCCTCTACCTTTTTACTCCGCTCGTGGACTTTTACCACTAcatttgttgaaatttggtaATTGCAGATAAAAGTTATTGGTAACTACGAAAACATAGCCATTCCAAGTAGAAAGCTGTTGGAGGGATCGTGATAGCATAGTGCGAAAACGTCACATTTAGGGTCTGCTGTAACTGTGGGTATACAGTAAGACCATCGCAGTTGGAATCTGCTATGACTATGAATACACAGCGGACATTCATATAACTGCGGAGTTACGATTGCTCGCAGATAATAGCTGTTAAAGGGATCGTGCAGCACAGTGAGATTGTAGTTGGAATCTGCAGTTCTGTGGATACACAATCAATCATTCGTATATGCAGTCAATAAGAGTTCTCGTTCTTCCTCCTTTAATATCATCCCCTCCCACCACATGCATATGCAATGCAATCTTTCTTTAATGCATTCATTCATTCAATCATTAATACTTTCAACATTCTATTTCATTGCATAATAGCGATATTCACGATTATATCCATCAATCAATAGTTCAATCACTTAGGCATACGAGACGTTCATTCGACATTTATAACATTgataaacataaaatcattcatGGATCAAGCAATCAATCAAAagtattaaaatcataaattcattcatttatatattcaatcATTCTAACCCTAGTCTAGGACCTAATTGCGTAATCTAGTTCTCTAGAAGTAATTAAAAACCTACTCAGGGTCTGatttgcataaaataataaaagataaggaaaaattgtaattttttagatttagggGCCACACGGCTATGTGATCGAATCGTGTGTGAAGCCCTAGACATGTGCAAGACGGATGGGTGAAGTGTAGGAGCCACCTGGTCGTGTGACTGGACTGTGTGCGAAACGAAGATGTGCGGGGAGACAGGGGGACATGGTTGTGTGTGATGCTGTATGATCCACACTGGCAGGCCACATGCCGTGTAGTAGGCCGTGTGCGACTGGGTAGTTTCAGATTTTGACTCGATTTTTCGTAAAAGAACACACATTTGACTTTTCGGGGTCTCGGGCGATTACCCTTCGTTCAAGCTCGATCTAATCACCTATAAGGGCTTTTCAATTGACAAAATACAAGAATCAAGAATGAATTTTCAATGTTTGTGGAGGTTTTTGGCAAAAACATTAAAGATTAATAGgggattaaaatatttaacgaaaaaaattccaaaattggtgagttttaatgaattgaaatgagaattcttattgaaattttatgacaATTCGGGATGTAATTGACGGAAAAATCAATCAGTAGAGAATGAGTTGAAATTGggaatagattttgatttgagaacaaaaataattatcaataatggagagaaaatattttcaaaggaaaagacgaagaagaaaagggaataaatagaaataaggaagataaattttattaagatttgaAATAAGGAAGATAAattctatttgaattttgaagaaGGATAAGATATGAATTCtagataaatttgaaaaagataaTCAATATCCTATTATGATTAGGATAAGGATTAAATGCTAAGATTAAAAAAACTTTAGGGgctattttagtaattaaaccattttaccGAAATTAACAAAAAAGGTAAGGAGTTGGCATGACTTAAACCCAGGTGTGTTAGGGAGAAAAGAGCAAGCTTAACCATTAGGCTACTACCtatatcatattcattttttaCCATAACTAATTCTTATCCTAACTTGGTTTCCATTCTTAATTGCTTGAAAAATAAGGAGGAAAAATGCAAAAAGTGGGTTCAAACTTTAACTTTCTAAGTAATTTATTAAACTCTTAACTACTAATAGTAAAACTCAATTCATATTGTTTTTAGCCACTTAATTGTATATATCTATTTCGTACTTAGCCTGTCTATTCTTTATTAGCTTATacttttaatcaattattttatttaacctaTTGTTTTTAATactcttctattttatttttataaatcataattaatacTCATggttagaggtgtccatgggccgggccgaaCTCAACCAAAAATTTAGGCTTGTTTGCTAGGCTTGGCCTCGGCCcaaaaaataggcctaaaatttttccCAAGTTCGAGCCGGATAAAAAATGTTGAAACTTGGGCCCCAACCCGcctgtattaatttttatattattttaaaaaaaatataatacataaaaaaactaaaaatattaaaataaatgtttcccaacaaattgaaaataaatttaaaaaagtatatacacttaaataacactaagataggtgtAACTTAACAatcaaatgcctctaaaatagtaacaaaattaacaataaaacaaaatttatataatatctcaataataacaacaaaatagtatcAATATAgtagtgaaatggtagcaaaataataagaaaaaataacaagaaaatagagaaaaaaaatcaataggTTTTTTGTATATTCGAgccgggccaaaaaagtctTACCCGAGGCTTGACCTGTTTTCTAAACGGACCTTTTTTTTTGCCAAACCCTTTTtttgagcctatatttttacctaaactcTCCCACTTTTCGGGTGGGCCTTCTCGGCACGGCCCATAGATAGGTCTACTCATGGTCAAGACtcactattaatattttaattcacttttaCCCTTTTTCCATTTAGGTcctaactaaattaaaacacatCATTTTCAAATTAGACCTCCTAATcaagtttcatttttttaaactaaCCCCCAATtgttttgggatgttacaaaaagctttcaaacttaaaaaaaagaaaaaaaaaagacaataagctcctactctttttttttttttttgcactcaattgattactttaactttcaaaatgcataaaaaagaccctcaatttttttaaaaaaaactaattaagcacccttttttttgcactcaattggt includes the following:
- the LOC128034717 gene encoding ATP synthase subunit d, mitochondrial-like isoform X2 gives rise to the protein MSGPGKKVVDVAFKASKNIDWEGMAKLLVSDEARKEFATLRRTFDEVNSTLQTKFSQEPEPINWEYYRKGIGSRLVDMYKEAYESVEIPKFVDTVTPQYKPKFDALLVELKEAEEKSLKESERLEKEIAEVQELKISTMTADEYFEKHPELKKKFDDEIRNDYWGY
- the LOC128034717 gene encoding ATP synthase subunit d, mitochondrial-like isoform X1, with amino-acid sequence MSGPGKKVVDVAFKASKNIDWEGMAKLLVSDEARKEFATLRRTFDEVNSTLQTKFSQEPEPINWEYYRKGIGSRLVDMYKEAYESVEIPKFVDTVTPQYKPKFDALLVELKEAEEKSLKESERLEKEIAEVQELKQKISTMTADEYFEKHPELKKKFDDEIRNDYWGY